The Deltaproteobacteria bacterium genome segment TGCGAGGCATGCACCACCCGCTGCCCGATGCAGGTCGACATCGCCGCCGTCATGGATGCGCTGCGGCAGATGGCGGTGGAGATGAAAGCCCGAATTCCCGACGCGCGCGGCGAGCAGTTCAATCGTTCCTTCCTGGGGAGCGTCCGCCGCAACGGCCGGGTATTCGAGATGGGGATGATGGCCGCCTACAAACTGCGGAGCGGGGATTTCCTGAGCGACGTGGAGAAGACCGGGCAGATGCTGGCAAAGGGAAAGCTCTCGCTCCTGCCGAAGCGGAGCGGAAGCGCCGCAGAGGTGCGCGAGCTTTTCCGGCGATCCGAGGAGGAAGAGAAGAAGCGATGAAGTACGCCTTTTTCCCCGGGTGCAGCCTCGAATCGACGGGATGGGATTTCGACCAGTCCACGCGGGCGGTCTGCCGTGCATTGGGGATCGGGCTGGAGGATATACCCGGCTGGACCTGCTGCGGATCGACGCCGGCGCACGCGACGAATGCGACTTTAAGCGTAGCGCTGCCCGTGTTCAATCTCCGGAAGGCCCAGGAGATGGGATTGCCGGTTCTGACCGCGTGCGCTTCCTGCTATTCGCGCCTTCGCACCGCGAACCATGCCGTGCGAACCGATCCGGAAGAGCGGAGCCGCGCCGCGAGGGTAACCGGAAAACCGTACGACGGCGGCGTGGAGGTCCGGCACCTGCTCGACGTGCTCGTCAACGACCTCGGTATCGACGCCATCCGGGAAAAGGTTCGGCGTCCCCTGAGCGGACTCAAGGTCGCCTGCTATTACGGGTGCCTCCTTACCCGGCCGCCGGGAATCGTCGCCTTCGACGACGCGGAGCACCCGAGCGGCATGGACAGGCTGCTCGGAGCGATCGGCGCGGAAAGCGTGGAGTGGCCGTACAAGACGGAGTGCTGCGGGGCATCCTTGTCGCTTACCGGTTCGGGGGTCGCGCACCGTCTCGCTCATCGGCTCCTTTCGATGGCGCGGCAGGCAGGCGCAGAGGCGCTGGCCGTCGCCTGTCCCCTGTGCGAGAGCAACCTCGACCTGCGGCAGGCGGACGCCGTGAAGGCGCATGGACCGATACCCGAAACGCCGGTCCTGTACGTCACGCAACTCCTGGGGCTTGCCCTGGGACTGACGAAGGGGGAAGTCGGGCTCGATGCCCTGTTTGTCGGCGCCGATCGGCTTCCGGCGATCGCGGGGATCGATGCAACGGCGGCAAGGGGAGCGGCCCGATGAGCGCCGACAAGGTGAGCGCGGAAAGGAGCCGTGGAAACGTGATCCCGCTGAAGGGCGGCGAAAACGAGCCCTATGGAGCCGTCCTTGTCTGCGGTGGAGGGATCGCGGGCATCCAGGCGTCGCTCGATCTTTCCGCTTCCGGATTCCGGGTCTACCTGGTGGAAGAGAGCCCGACCATCGGCGGGGGGATGGCCCGCCTGGACAAAACGTTCCCGACGGGCGACTGCGCCACCTGCATCATTTCCCCCAAGCTCGTGGAATGCATGCGTGACTTGAACATCGAAGTCCTTACGATGTCGGACGTGGCCGCGCTGGACGGAGAGGCGGGCAGGTTCCACGCGACCGTTCGGCGGCGCCCCCGAAGCGTCATCCCCGAAAAGTGCACCGGCTGCGGCGACTGCTGGCAGAGCTGCCCCGTGACGAACGTCCCGGAGCCGACGCCGCCTTTTTCGCCGTCGCAGGCCATGGACGCCGAAGGCGCCGCCCGCCTTCAGCCGATCTTCGACCGCCACCTGAACGAGCCGGGGCCGCTGCTTCCGATCCTGCAGGACATCAACGACGATTGGGGGTATCTCCCGCGTCCGGTCCTCGAGCGGGTGGCGGGGCACCTTGCGGTGCCGCTCCCCGAGATCCTGCGCGTGGCGAGCTTCTACAATGCGTTCAAACTCGAACCGGCGGGGAGGCACACGATAGAGGTATGTCTCGGCACCGCCTGCTTCGTCCGCGGATCGGGATTGCTGCTTGAACATATCGAGCAGGAGCTGGGCATCCGCGCGGGAGGCACGGACAAGGAGCGGCGATTCACCCTGAACACGGTCCGCTGCATCGGCTGCTGCGCGCTGGCGCCGGCGATGCGGATCGACGGCGTGACCTTCGGCAGGATCCGGCTCAACATGGTGTCGAACATACTGGAGCGCTTCGAATGAGCGTCCCCGTCCGCGTCGAAAAGGACCTTGACCGGATCGGCACGGCCGGGAAAGCGGCGCTTTATCCGGAGCGGCTCAAGATCCTTGTCGGCTCCGCAACGTGCGGTATCGCGGCGGGAGCACGCGAGGTCGAAGCGGCCGCGCTGGATGCGGTAAAGGAATTCGGGCTGGACGCAGTCGTGGCGCGGACGGGATGCATCGGTTTCTGCCAGCGGGAGCCGCTGCTGGATCTGTTGCCGCCGAACGCGCCGCGGATCAGCTACGGCAACATGACGCCGAAAAGGACCCGCGACCTTATCGAGGCATATGCCACGGCCGGGGATTTGAAAACGAAGCTCGCTCTGTGCCGTATCGATGAAGAGGAGCACGTCGCTACAGGCGAACGGCATGTGTACCCCGCCTCTTCCAACGGAGCGGGCGCGATTCCCGCCTGGTCCGCCCTCGGGTTCTACCGCATGCAGCGCAGGGTGATCCTGCGGAACTGCGGCACGATCGATCCGATGGAAATCGGCGAGGCGATCGCCCGCGGAGCGTACCGCGGAGCCGCCGGGGCCATGACGCGGATGACCCCGGAGCAGGCGATAGCCGAAGTGCTGCAGTCCGGACTGCGCGGCCGCGGCGGCGCCGGTTTCCCCACGGGGCGGAAGTGGGAATCCGCCCGCCGCTCCGCATCCGATATCAAGTACGTAGTATGCAACGCCGACGAAGGCGATCCCGGCGCATTCATGGATCGGAGCGTCCTCGAGGGGGATCCGCACGCCGTCATCGAGGGAATGCTCATCGGGGCGTATGCGATCGGCGCCCGGGAGGGGATCGTCTACGTTCGCAGCGAATACCCGCTTGCGGTCACGACGATCCGGCATGCCATCTCCGAAGCGGAATCGCTGGGCCTGCTCGGCGACGACATCTTCGGCAGCGGATTTTCCTTCCGGCTCAAGGTGCGGCGGGGGGCCGGAGCGTTCGTCTGCGGAGAGGAAACGGCTCTGATCGCCTCCATCGAGGGCCGGTCGGGCGAGCCGCAGCCGCGTCCCCCGTATCCGGCGGAGAAAGGCCTCTGGGGGAAGCCGACCGTCATCAACAACGTCAAGACGTGGGCGAGCGTGGGCCCCATCCTTTCCCGCGGCGCGGCGTGGTACGCCGCCATGGGCGCCGAGCGCAACCGCGGGACGACGGTCTTCTCGCTGGTCGGGGCCGTTAAGAACACCGGGCTGGTGGAGGTTCCGCTCGGCATCTCGCTCAGGGAAATGGTCCACGAGATCGGCGGCGGGATGAGCGGAAAACGGCCGCTGAAGGCCATACAGACCGGAGGACCGTCCGGCGGCTGCCTCCCGGAGTCGCTCATCGATCTGCCGATCGATTACGAGAAGCTTGGCGAAGCAGGGTCCATGATGGGATCGGGCGGCATGATCGTGATCGACACCGGGA includes the following:
- a CDS encoding 4Fe-4S dicluster domain-containing protein: MADPIVWKASAFLSEVERRSGTKVSACFQCHKCSTGCPVGPDMDILSSQVMRLIHLGQERKALESRAIWLCASCEACTTRCPMQVDIAAVMDALRQMAVEMKARIPDARGEQFNRSFLGSVRRNGRVFEMGMMAAYKLRSGDFLSDVEKTGQMLAKGKLSLLPKRSGSAAEVRELFRRSEEEEKKR
- a CDS encoding CoB--CoM heterodisulfide reductase iron-sulfur subunit B family protein: MKYAFFPGCSLESTGWDFDQSTRAVCRALGIGLEDIPGWTCCGSTPAHATNATLSVALPVFNLRKAQEMGLPVLTACASCYSRLRTANHAVRTDPEERSRAARVTGKPYDGGVEVRHLLDVLVNDLGIDAIREKVRRPLSGLKVACYYGCLLTRPPGIVAFDDAEHPSGMDRLLGAIGAESVEWPYKTECCGASLSLTGSGVAHRLAHRLLSMARQAGAEALAVACPLCESNLDLRQADAVKAHGPIPETPVLYVTQLLGLALGLTKGEVGLDALFVGADRLPAIAGIDATAARGAAR
- a CDS encoding NAD(P)H-dependent oxidoreductase subunit E, with translation MSADKVSAERSRGNVIPLKGGENEPYGAVLVCGGGIAGIQASLDLSASGFRVYLVEESPTIGGGMARLDKTFPTGDCATCIISPKLVECMRDLNIEVLTMSDVAALDGEAGRFHATVRRRPRSVIPEKCTGCGDCWQSCPVTNVPEPTPPFSPSQAMDAEGAARLQPIFDRHLNEPGPLLPILQDINDDWGYLPRPVLERVAGHLAVPLPEILRVASFYNAFKLEPAGRHTIEVCLGTACFVRGSGLLLEHIEQELGIRAGGTDKERRFTLNTVRCIGCCALAPAMRIDGVTFGRIRLNMVSNILERFE
- a CDS encoding NADH-quinone oxidoreductase subunit NuoF, whose amino-acid sequence is MSVPVRVEKDLDRIGTAGKAALYPERLKILVGSATCGIAAGAREVEAAALDAVKEFGLDAVVARTGCIGFCQREPLLDLLPPNAPRISYGNMTPKRTRDLIEAYATAGDLKTKLALCRIDEEEHVATGERHVYPASSNGAGAIPAWSALGFYRMQRRVILRNCGTIDPMEIGEAIARGAYRGAAGAMTRMTPEQAIAEVLQSGLRGRGGAGFPTGRKWESARRSASDIKYVVCNADEGDPGAFMDRSVLEGDPHAVIEGMLIGAYAIGAREGIVYVRSEYPLAVTTIRHAISEAESLGLLGDDIFGSGFSFRLKVRRGAGAFVCGEETALIASIEGRSGEPQPRPPYPAEKGLWGKPTVINNVKTWASVGPILSRGAAWYAAMGAERNRGTTVFSLVGAVKNTGLVEVPLGISLREMVHEIGGGMSGKRPLKAIQTGGPSGGCLPESLIDLPIDYEKLGEAGSMMGSGGMIVIDTGTCMVDLARFFLAFTADESCGKCAPCREGTRHMLRILTRICEGKGDSGDLALLERLATTVRAVSLCGLGSTAPNPVLTALAYFRPEFEAHILGRKCPAGVCRDLITLRIDEAACTGCGECVKVCAPKAIRGEKKQAHAIDPAVCSRCGACRSVCPKEAVVSA